From the Acidicapsa ligni genome, one window contains:
- the gnd gene encoding phosphogluconate dehydrogenase (NAD(+)-dependent, decarboxylating) has product MQLAMVGLGRMGANMVRRLIAHGHECVVYNQTPEIVATLSKEKGVTGTASLQELVSKLAKPRAIWLMIPAGAVQETLEELTPLLDQGDIVIDGGNSYYIDDISRAKMLAGKGIEYVDVGTSGGVWGVERGYCLMIGGSKSTVEHLDPIFKTIAPGIGDIPPTPKRPKNSGTAEEGYLHCGPNGAGHFVKMVHNGIEYGMMAAYAEGLGVLKAANIGKHLGEIDAETTPLRDPEHYQYDFDLPEVTEVWRRGSVVASWLLDLTASALISDPDLSNFQGRVSDSGEGRWTIKAGIDEGVPTPVLTASLYERFSSRGEADFSNKLLSAMRFEFGGHIEKAK; this is encoded by the coding sequence ATGCAGCTAGCAATGGTAGGTCTCGGACGTATGGGTGCGAACATGGTGCGCCGCCTCATCGCGCACGGTCATGAATGCGTGGTCTATAACCAGACGCCGGAGATCGTTGCAACGCTATCGAAGGAAAAAGGCGTAACCGGAACAGCCTCCCTGCAGGAGCTCGTAAGCAAACTCGCAAAGCCCCGCGCAATCTGGCTCATGATTCCGGCAGGCGCTGTCCAGGAAACTCTTGAAGAACTCACCCCGCTGCTCGATCAGGGAGACATCGTCATCGACGGCGGCAACTCGTATTACATCGACGACATTAGCCGCGCCAAGATGCTCGCAGGCAAAGGTATCGAATATGTAGACGTAGGCACCAGCGGCGGCGTCTGGGGCGTGGAACGCGGCTATTGCCTCATGATCGGCGGCTCCAAATCAACCGTCGAACACCTCGACCCCATCTTCAAAACGATCGCCCCCGGCATCGGCGACATACCTCCAACACCCAAGCGGCCTAAGAACTCCGGCACCGCCGAAGAAGGCTATCTGCACTGCGGCCCCAACGGCGCAGGCCATTTCGTGAAGATGGTTCACAATGGCATCGAGTACGGAATGATGGCTGCCTACGCCGAAGGCCTTGGCGTACTCAAAGCCGCCAATATCGGCAAGCACCTCGGCGAGATTGACGCCGAAACCACCCCCCTCCGCGACCCCGAGCACTATCAATACGACTTCGATCTCCCCGAGGTCACTGAGGTCTGGCGTCGCGGCAGCGTAGTCGCCTCATGGCTCCTCGACCTGACCGCTTCCGCACTGATCTCCGACCCTGATTTGTCCAACTTTCAAGGCCGCGTTTCAGACTCCGGCGAAGGCCGCTGGACCATCAAAGCCGGCATCGACGAAGGCGTGCCCACACCAGTCCTCACCGCATCGCTCTACGAAAGATTCAGCTCACGCGGCGAAGCCGATTTCTCCAACAAACTTCTCTCCGCAATGCGTTTCGAATTCGGCGGACACATAGAAAAAGCCAAGTAA
- a CDS encoding zinc-binding alcohol dehydrogenase family protein — MKALVMRHPGEISVESVPDATRAENEILLQVKMVGLCGSDLNSFRGKNPMVTFPRIPGHEVAATIVESSPSHPHLAIGTNVTLSPYSQCGKCPSCLRNRPNACQFNETLGVQRNGALTQYLSIAPGKLYTANLALKELCLVEPLTVGFHAVARGQVTPEDTVAIIGCGGVGLGAVAASGFRRARTIAIDVDDAKLAIATKSGATDTINTTRENMHDKLHELTDGRGPDVIIEAIGLPSTFSAAVEEVAFTGRVVYIGYAKEPVAYETRLFVQKELDILGSRNALPEDFREVIRMLEEHRFPVKEAISNIVSMNDAPGLFKAWSANPAAYSKIMIELD, encoded by the coding sequence ATGAAAGCACTGGTAATGCGCCACCCTGGCGAGATTTCAGTAGAGTCGGTTCCCGATGCAACCCGCGCCGAAAACGAGATCCTGCTGCAGGTAAAGATGGTCGGTCTTTGCGGCAGCGATCTCAATTCATTCCGCGGCAAAAATCCCATGGTCACTTTCCCTCGCATCCCCGGCCATGAAGTCGCAGCCACCATCGTCGAGAGCAGTCCATCCCATCCCCATCTGGCCATCGGCACCAACGTCACACTCTCGCCCTACTCGCAGTGCGGCAAATGCCCATCCTGCCTGCGCAATCGCCCCAACGCCTGCCAGTTCAACGAAACCCTCGGCGTACAGCGAAATGGCGCATTGACGCAGTACTTATCCATAGCACCCGGCAAGCTCTACACCGCTAACCTCGCCCTCAAAGAGTTATGCCTCGTCGAGCCGCTCACCGTCGGCTTTCACGCCGTTGCCCGCGGACAAGTTACTCCCGAAGATACCGTCGCTATCATCGGCTGCGGCGGCGTCGGACTAGGCGCCGTAGCAGCATCCGGCTTTCGCCGCGCCCGCACCATCGCCATCGATGTGGATGACGCCAAACTAGCCATCGCCACAAAATCCGGCGCAACAGACACCATCAACACCACGCGCGAAAATATGCACGACAAGCTCCACGAGCTGACCGACGGTCGCGGCCCCGACGTCATCATCGAAGCCATCGGCCTGCCATCGACCTTCAGCGCAGCGGTTGAAGAAGTAGCCTTCACCGGCCGCGTCGTCTACATCGGCTACGCCAAAGAGCCAGTCGCCTACGAGACGCGCCTCTTCGTGCAAAAAGAGCTGGACATCCTCGGCTCCCGCAATGCTCTCCCCGAAGACTTCCGCGAAGTCATCCGAATGTTGGAAGAGCATCGCTTCCCGGTCAAAGAAGCGATCAGCAACATCGTCTCCATGAACGATGCCCCCGGCCTGTTCAAAGCCTGGAGCGCCAATCCCGCAGCCTACTCGAAAATCATGATCGAGCTCGACTAA
- a CDS encoding bifunctional 4-hydroxy-2-oxoglutarate aldolase/2-dehydro-3-deoxy-phosphogluconate aldolase: MHKSEVMQKIREVGLLPVLRADSEEEALAIAYALEAGGVTVLEVTMTVPGAIDAIRRLASEAGDRILIGAGTVLDPETARACMLAGAQFIVSPALNLRTIELCRRYNVAVFPGGLTPTEVVSAWEAGADAVKVFPCSAMGGAKYLKALKAPLPQIDLIPTGGVSLATAAEFLEAGAIALGVGGELVDNKAIRAGKPESITENARKYLAIIAEHRSKQK; the protein is encoded by the coding sequence ATGCATAAGTCCGAAGTAATGCAAAAGATCCGCGAAGTAGGCCTCCTGCCCGTCCTTCGCGCCGATTCCGAAGAAGAAGCTCTCGCCATCGCCTACGCCCTCGAAGCAGGCGGCGTCACCGTCCTCGAAGTCACCATGACCGTCCCCGGCGCAATCGATGCAATTCGCCGCCTGGCCTCAGAAGCAGGCGACCGCATACTCATCGGCGCAGGCACCGTCCTCGATCCTGAAACCGCTCGCGCCTGCATGTTAGCCGGAGCGCAGTTCATCGTAAGCCCCGCACTCAATCTGCGCACCATCGAGCTATGCCGCCGCTATAACGTAGCCGTATTTCCTGGCGGACTTACCCCGACCGAAGTCGTCTCCGCATGGGAAGCTGGCGCCGACGCAGTCAAAGTATTTCCATGCTCCGCAATGGGCGGAGCCAAGTATCTCAAGGCCCTCAAAGCTCCTCTTCCGCAGATCGATCTCATCCCCACCGGCGGCGTATCGCTGGCCACAGCAGCGGAGTTCCTCGAAGCTGGAGCAATCGCGCTCGGCGTCGGCGGCGAGCTCGTCGATAACAAAGCCATCCGCGCAGGCAAGCCTGAAAGCATCACCGAAAACGCCCGCAAATACCTGGCCATCATCGCCGAACATCGCAGCAAGCAGAAGTAA
- a CDS encoding sugar kinase, with product MSKLNLKPASAIRWDLVSLGEVMLRLDPGVGRVATTRQFQVWEGGGEYNVARGLKRCFGLRTSIVTALADNPVGRLVEDLMFQGGVDQSHVSWVKYDGVGRTVRNGLNFTERGFGMRAALGCSDRGNTAISQLVPGQIDWDEIFKSEGTRWFHTGGIFAALSDSTPLVAKEAIEAAHRNGVIVSYDLNYRDSLWKSIGGKQRALEVNSELAPLVDVMLGNEEDFTASLGFEVEGVDEHMSDLDTANFRRMIEKAVAKYPNFKVVATTLRNARTATINDWGAVCYADGQFYEARPMPGLEILDRVGGGDSFASGLIYGFLADKGPQYAVDCGCAHGALAMTTPGDTTMVTLPEVERVMKGGTARVLR from the coding sequence GTGAGTAAGTTGAATCTCAAACCAGCGTCAGCCATTCGCTGGGATCTAGTCAGCCTCGGCGAAGTCATGCTTCGCCTCGACCCCGGCGTCGGACGCGTCGCCACCACTCGTCAGTTCCAGGTATGGGAAGGCGGCGGCGAATACAACGTTGCTCGCGGCCTCAAGCGCTGCTTCGGCCTGCGCACCTCCATCGTCACCGCCCTCGCCGATAACCCCGTCGGCCGCCTCGTCGAAGACCTCATGTTCCAGGGCGGCGTGGATCAATCGCACGTCTCATGGGTCAAGTACGACGGCGTCGGACGCACCGTCCGCAACGGTCTCAACTTCACCGAGCGCGGCTTCGGAATGCGCGCAGCTCTGGGATGCTCCGATCGCGGTAACACCGCCATCTCGCAACTTGTTCCCGGCCAGATCGACTGGGACGAAATCTTCAAGAGCGAAGGCACACGCTGGTTTCACACCGGCGGCATCTTCGCCGCACTCTCCGATTCCACACCACTCGTCGCCAAAGAAGCCATTGAAGCCGCCCATCGGAACGGCGTCATCGTTTCTTATGATTTGAACTATCGCGACAGCCTCTGGAAATCCATCGGCGGCAAGCAGCGCGCACTTGAAGTCAACAGCGAACTGGCTCCTTTAGTTGACGTGATGCTTGGCAACGAAGAAGACTTCACCGCATCTCTCGGCTTCGAAGTAGAAGGCGTCGACGAACACATGTCCGACCTCGACACCGCGAACTTCCGCCGCATGATCGAAAAGGCCGTCGCCAAATATCCCAACTTCAAAGTAGTCGCCACCACGCTGCGCAACGCTCGCACCGCGACCATCAACGACTGGGGCGCAGTCTGCTACGCCGACGGCCAGTTCTATGAAGCGCGTCCCATGCCCGGCCTGGAAATCCTCGACCGCGTAGGCGGCGGAGACTCCTTCGCCTCCGGCCTCATCTACGGCTTCCTCGCCGATAAAGGCCCACAATACGCCGTCGATTGCGGCTGTGCGCACGGCGCTCTCGCCATGACCACTCCCGGCGACACCACCATGGTCACACTGCCCGAAGTCGAACGAGTAATGAAGGGCGGCACCGCCCGCGTACTGCGCTAG
- a CDS encoding SDR family oxidoreductase: protein MSSSLFDLSGKTAVVIGGTTGIGHALSLGLADAGADVIASSRRLDEVQKTAAEIEQRGRKTLQLTSDVKDRASLITLREAVLEFFGKVDILINCAGTTKRGPTLTFAEDDWDHILTTNLTGTLRGCQVFGEAMLARNYGRIINIASLSTFVALNEVAAYAASKAAVGSLTKSLAVEWSKHGVLVNAIAPGVFRTALNSQLLDSTPRGQEFLTRTPMARFGKTEELVGAAIYLASDAASFVAGEIITVDGGFLASGVNQ, encoded by the coding sequence ATGTCCTCGTCCTTGTTTGATTTAAGCGGAAAGACAGCCGTCGTCATCGGCGGAACCACCGGCATCGGTCATGCCTTGTCACTCGGTCTCGCGGACGCTGGCGCAGACGTTATCGCCTCTTCACGCCGCCTGGATGAAGTGCAGAAGACCGCTGCTGAAATCGAGCAGCGCGGACGCAAAACCCTGCAACTCACATCTGACGTAAAAGATCGCGCGTCCCTCATCACACTTCGCGAAGCTGTCCTCGAATTCTTCGGCAAAGTCGACATCCTCATCAACTGCGCAGGCACCACCAAACGCGGCCCGACACTTACCTTCGCCGAAGACGATTGGGATCACATCCTCACCACCAACCTCACCGGCACACTGCGCGGCTGCCAGGTCTTTGGCGAAGCCATGCTCGCCCGCAATTACGGGCGTATCATCAACATCGCATCCCTCTCCACCTTCGTCGCGCTTAATGAAGTAGCCGCATACGCCGCCAGCAAAGCCGCCGTCGGATCGCTCACCAAATCCCTCGCAGTCGAGTGGTCAAAGCACGGAGTTCTGGTGAATGCAATTGCTCCCGGCGTCTTCCGCACTGCACTCAATTCGCAATTGCTCGACAGCACACCGCGCGGTCAGGAATTTCTCACTCGCACCCCCATGGCCCGCTTCGGCAAGACCGAAGAACTCGTAGGCGCAGCCATCTATCTGGCTTCAGACGCAGCCTCTTTCGTCGCCGGCGAAATCATCACCGTCGATGGCGGCTTCCTTGCCAGCGGCGTGAATCAGTAA
- a CDS encoding LacI family DNA-binding transcriptional regulator, translated as MKDIAKDLGVSVVTVSKVLRNHSDIGEETRERVLKRVKELDYRPNLTAQSLVTGRTFLVGLIVPDLVHSFFAEVARFLSNALRQEGYYLVISSSEEDPSLEEREIDQLLGRNLDALIIASASASPAIFRRIEEQQTPFVLIDRQFPGFPANFVGVDDESVGRLATNHLIENGSKRIAHLRGPESTPGVQRLAGYKHALQNSGLKFNPAYLLSPGNVDVDSLQQGYSAMKKLLAIEPRPDGVFCYNDPLAIGAIDCILDAGLRVPGDIAVIGCGNLHFNTSLRVSLSSVNQHSRQIGECTAQLVLQMIKSKTPLPPRNIIVEAEVIARRSTLRS; from the coding sequence ATGAAGGACATCGCCAAAGATCTTGGCGTGTCCGTGGTGACGGTTTCCAAGGTTCTCCGCAACCATTCCGATATCGGCGAAGAAACGCGAGAGCGCGTACTCAAACGCGTAAAAGAGCTGGACTATCGTCCTAATCTCACCGCGCAAAGCCTCGTCACAGGCCGTACCTTTCTGGTGGGACTGATCGTGCCCGACCTCGTTCATTCCTTCTTCGCCGAGGTCGCCAGGTTCCTATCCAATGCGCTGCGGCAAGAGGGCTATTACCTCGTCATAAGCTCCTCTGAAGAAGACCCCAGCCTCGAAGAGCGCGAGATAGACCAACTCCTGGGCCGCAACCTCGATGCTCTGATCATCGCGTCCGCGAGCGCCTCTCCAGCCATCTTCCGCCGCATCGAGGAGCAGCAGACGCCCTTCGTCCTCATCGACCGCCAGTTCCCCGGCTTTCCAGCCAATTTTGTCGGTGTCGATGACGAATCCGTAGGCCGCCTTGCAACAAACCACCTGATCGAAAACGGCTCAAAGCGCATTGCGCATCTGCGCGGTCCCGAAAGCACCCCCGGAGTACAACGGCTCGCCGGATACAAACACGCCCTGCAGAACAGCGGGCTCAAATTCAATCCCGCCTATCTCCTCTCGCCCGGCAACGTCGATGTGGATAGCCTGCAGCAAGGCTACTCCGCCATGAAAAAACTCCTCGCCATCGAACCCCGCCCCGACGGCGTCTTTTGCTATAACGACCCGTTAGCCATCGGCGCAATCGACTGCATCCTCGACGCCGGTCTCCGTGTGCCAGGCGACATTGCCGTAATCGGCTGCGGCAACCTGCATTTCAATACCTCGCTGCGCGTCAGTCTTTCCAGCGTCAATCAACACAGCCGTCAAATCGGCGAATGCACCGCCCAGCTCGTCCTGCAGATGATCAAGTCAAAAACACCCCTGCCCCCGCGCAACATCATCGTCGAGGCAGAGGTCATCGCACGTCGTTCCACGCTCCGCTCCTGA
- a CDS encoding RNA-binding S4 domain-containing protein, which translates to MTAISVRIDKWLWAARFFKTRALAQKSCEMGRISSNGHLAKPARDVRIGDMLHVKNDAGEFEIEVLLLGETRGPAAVAQTLYRETEAGRELRLKLAAEQKALQLLEGAPAIRPSKRDRRQINRFRGRV; encoded by the coding sequence ATGACCGCCATTAGCGTTCGTATCGACAAATGGCTCTGGGCCGCCCGCTTCTTCAAGACCCGAGCCCTCGCCCAGAAATCCTGCGAGATGGGCCGCATCTCATCCAATGGACATCTCGCCAAACCCGCCCGCGACGTCCGCATCGGGGACATGCTCCACGTCAAAAACGATGCCGGCGAATTCGAAATCGAAGTCCTGCTCCTGGGCGAGACGCGCGGTCCAGCCGCCGTAGCCCAGACACTCTATCGCGAGACCGAGGCAGGCCGCGAACTGCGCCTCAAACTCGCAGCCGAGCAGAAAGCTCTGCAGCTACTCGAAGGTGCTCCGGCCATCCGCCCATCCAAACGCGACCGGCGTCAGATCAATCGTTTTCGCGGCCGAGTCTGA
- the abc-f gene encoding ribosomal protection-like ABC-F family protein, translating into MLSLQNAGKRFGPRILFQDANWLITSQEKTALVGANGTGKSTLMKVLAGLETLDYGMMQLTRGMSIGYLPQEGLRLSGRSVFDECLSVFDELREMEMEIERLAGQLATLDHASQEYTAVAERYSTLQGRFHALDGYALDAQVGSVLTGLGFSKTDWARRTEEFSGGWQMRIALAKLLLARPNLLLLDEPTNHLDLETRNWLENYLRSYPFGYILISHDRYFLDVTVDRTVEIWNKRLQIYAGNYTKYLKSKEERKAQLVAAYKNQREQIEHLEAFITRFRAQATKAKQVQSRIKELEKIERIEIPEEEPVIHFSFPQPPPSGKTVVTAQNLGKFYGEKEILKGVNFTIERGDRVALVGHNGAGKSTLIRLLTGMEMPSSGSVQLGHNVIAEYFAQDQYKVLDPEARMLDDISKAAIKVPELALRSLLGCFLFSGEDVFKPLGVLSGGERNRFALARILVSPSNFLLLDEPTNHLDMRAKDVLLEAIESFTGTVIFVSHDRYFLDRLATKVFEIKDGGLMVYPGNFAEYMRDQEEAAESPKGIAALPSTPAKAAVSAVATRQGTVNEPVVSPADAVAKDDAKDKIKRLNPIKLKQMEERCAFLEEEVPRIEASIAHTEGQLGSFVSAEETQRLSALLDQLREQLAQSTEEWEELMLALEEQAAHS; encoded by the coding sequence ATGCTTTCTCTACAAAATGCGGGTAAACGGTTTGGGCCGCGGATCTTGTTTCAAGATGCGAACTGGCTGATCACTTCTCAGGAAAAGACTGCGCTTGTCGGCGCCAATGGCACTGGCAAGTCCACGTTGATGAAGGTGCTGGCGGGGCTGGAAACGCTGGACTACGGCATGATGCAGCTTACGCGCGGCATGTCGATTGGTTACCTGCCGCAGGAGGGGTTGCGGCTGAGCGGCCGGTCCGTCTTTGACGAGTGCCTGTCGGTCTTTGACGAGCTGCGCGAGATGGAGATGGAGATCGAGCGGCTGGCCGGTCAGCTCGCCACGCTGGATCATGCGAGCCAGGAATATACGGCTGTGGCTGAGCGCTACTCCACGCTGCAGGGGCGATTTCATGCGCTGGACGGCTATGCGCTGGATGCGCAGGTGGGGTCTGTTCTAACTGGCCTGGGCTTTAGCAAGACGGACTGGGCGCGTCGAACGGAGGAGTTCAGCGGTGGCTGGCAGATGCGGATTGCGCTGGCGAAACTGTTGCTTGCACGACCGAACCTGCTGCTGCTCGATGAGCCTACGAACCATCTTGATCTGGAGACGCGCAACTGGTTGGAGAACTATCTGCGCAGCTATCCCTTTGGCTACATTCTCATTTCGCACGACCGGTATTTTCTCGATGTAACGGTGGATCGCACGGTTGAAATCTGGAACAAGCGATTGCAGATTTATGCGGGAAACTACACGAAGTATCTGAAGTCAAAAGAGGAGCGCAAGGCGCAGCTTGTGGCTGCTTACAAGAATCAGCGTGAGCAGATCGAGCACCTTGAGGCATTCATTACGCGGTTTCGCGCGCAGGCTACGAAGGCCAAGCAGGTGCAGTCACGCATCAAGGAGCTGGAGAAGATTGAGCGTATCGAGATTCCTGAGGAGGAGCCGGTTATTCACTTCAGTTTTCCGCAGCCTCCGCCTTCTGGAAAGACCGTGGTTACGGCGCAGAACCTGGGCAAGTTCTATGGAGAGAAAGAGATTCTGAAGGGCGTTAACTTCACCATCGAGCGGGGTGACCGCGTGGCGTTGGTGGGCCACAATGGCGCGGGTAAATCCACGCTGATTCGATTGCTGACGGGCATGGAGATGCCGAGTTCAGGATCGGTGCAGTTGGGGCATAACGTGATTGCGGAATATTTTGCGCAGGATCAGTACAAGGTGCTCGATCCTGAGGCGCGGATGCTGGACGATATCAGCAAGGCGGCGATCAAGGTTCCGGAGCTTGCGCTGCGGTCGCTGCTGGGCTGTTTTTTGTTTTCCGGCGAAGATGTTTTCAAGCCGCTTGGGGTGCTGTCGGGCGGAGAGCGCAATCGGTTTGCGCTGGCGAGGATCCTGGTTTCGCCATCGAACTTTTTACTGCTGGATGAGCCTACGAACCATCTCGATATGCGGGCAAAGGATGTGCTGCTGGAGGCGATTGAGTCGTTCACTGGTACGGTGATTTTTGTTTCGCATGACCGCTACTTTCTCGATCGCCTGGCGACGAAGGTTTTCGAGATCAAGGATGGCGGGCTGATGGTTTATCCGGGGAATTTCGCGGAGTATATGCGGGATCAGGAAGAGGCTGCCGAGAGTCCGAAAGGGATTGCCGCTTTGCCTTCAACACCTGCAAAGGCCGCGGTCAGCGCGGTTGCGACGAGGCAGGGGACGGTAAACGAGCCGGTTGTTTCGCCTGCGGATGCTGTGGCGAAGGACGATGCGAAGGACAAGATCAAGCGGTTGAATCCGATCAAGCTGAAGCAGATGGAAGAGCGATGCGCGTTTCTCGAAGAAGAGGTGCCGCGCATCGAGGCCTCTATCGCGCACACGGAAGGCCAGCTTGGGAGCTTTGTTTCTGCGGAAGAGACGCAGCGGCTTTCTGCATTGCTCGATCAGTTGCGAGAGCAGCTTGCGCAGTCCACGGAAGAGTGGGAAGAGCTTATGCTGGCGCTTGAGGAGCAGGCTGCGCACTCCTGA
- a CDS encoding CGNR zinc finger domain-containing protein yields MSSQTSQATGNEPTLWGDHPALDFLNTVVKIDGELTDSLQSDRDVLQWIIHFGWLSEKAANELARPLRSSLLKTARSLRSTIRTLVEQRKAGKRPDPQALNEFLAHARTYLKLSIQQDGSLQVERKWKHKTAEELLAPLAESAADLMANADFNLVRRCEDTECVLWFYDRTKSHHRRWCSMAACGNRNKVAAFRKRQQQAS; encoded by the coding sequence ATGTCGAGCCAAACTTCACAAGCAACAGGCAATGAACCCACCCTCTGGGGCGATCATCCCGCACTCGATTTCCTGAACACCGTTGTGAAAATTGACGGAGAGCTGACAGATTCCCTGCAAAGTGACCGCGACGTCCTGCAATGGATCATCCATTTCGGCTGGTTGTCAGAGAAAGCGGCAAACGAGCTCGCCCGCCCTCTGCGCTCATCCCTGCTCAAGACCGCACGCAGCCTACGCAGCACCATCCGCACCCTCGTAGAGCAGCGAAAGGCCGGCAAGCGGCCCGACCCACAGGCGCTCAATGAATTCCTGGCGCACGCTCGAACCTACCTCAAGCTGTCAATACAACAGGATGGCAGCCTGCAAGTGGAGCGGAAATGGAAACACAAAACAGCTGAAGAACTGTTGGCCCCACTGGCTGAATCTGCAGCAGATCTGATGGCCAACGCTGATTTCAATCTCGTAAGACGCTGCGAAGATACCGAGTGCGTGCTGTGGTTCTACGACCGCACCAAATCGCATCATCGACGCTGGTGCAGCATGGCTGCCTGTGGCAATCGCAACAAGGTCGCCGCATTCCGCAAGCGCCAGCAACAAGCCTCCTGA
- a CDS encoding alpha/beta fold hydrolase: MNRRNFMAGSSALAVASMMPVMSAQTRMQDPKKGESVKGEIMSNGTGIPQTFVRRVEADGVNVFYREAGQADASVVLLLHGFPTSSFQYRELIPRLADKYRVIAPDLPGFGFTEVPEKRGYKYSFDSLAKTIEAFTDALELKRYALYVFDYGAPTGFRLAMARPERVTAIVSQNGNAYEAGLGDAWAPIRHYWSEPTAANRETVRTAALSPAGIRYQYFEGVPHPERIAPEGYTLDEALIARPGNIDIQLDLFLDYRNNVKLYPAFQEYFRKSKPPLLAIWGKHDPFFIPAGAEGFKHDNPNATVQFLDTGHFALETHVEEVAEAMRELLAKHIG, encoded by the coding sequence ATGAACAGGCGAAATTTTATGGCGGGAAGCAGCGCTCTGGCTGTGGCTAGTATGATGCCGGTGATGTCCGCGCAAACCAGGATGCAAGATCCAAAAAAAGGCGAGTCTGTGAAAGGCGAAATCATGAGTAATGGCACGGGTATTCCGCAAACTTTTGTCCGTCGAGTTGAGGCGGATGGTGTCAACGTTTTTTATCGTGAAGCTGGGCAGGCTGATGCGTCGGTTGTGTTGTTGCTGCATGGCTTCCCAACGTCTTCTTTTCAATATCGTGAGTTGATCCCTCGGCTGGCGGATAAGTATCGGGTGATTGCTCCAGATCTGCCGGGGTTTGGTTTTACCGAAGTGCCTGAGAAGCGTGGCTACAAATACAGCTTTGACTCGTTGGCAAAGACGATCGAGGCCTTTACCGATGCGCTGGAGTTGAAGCGTTATGCGCTGTATGTTTTCGATTATGGTGCGCCCACGGGCTTTCGTTTAGCGATGGCGCGGCCGGAGAGGGTTACGGCGATTGTTTCGCAGAATGGGAATGCGTACGAGGCCGGGCTGGGCGATGCGTGGGCTCCGATTCGACACTACTGGAGCGAGCCTACTGCGGCGAATCGCGAAACGGTTCGCACGGCAGCGTTGAGTCCTGCGGGAATACGCTATCAGTATTTCGAAGGCGTGCCTCACCCGGAGAGAATTGCTCCAGAGGGATACACGCTGGATGAGGCGCTGATTGCGCGACCGGGCAACATCGATATTCAACTGGATCTGTTTTTGGACTACCGGAATAACGTGAAGCTTTATCCGGCGTTTCAGGAGTATTTTCGCAAGTCGAAGCCGCCGTTGCTGGCTATCTGGGGCAAGCATGATCCGTTCTTTATTCCGGCTGGCGCGGAGGGATTCAAGCATGACAATCCCAATGCTACGGTGCAGTTTTTAGACACGGGGCATTTTGCGCTGGAGACGCATGTGGAAGAGGTTGCAGAAGCGATGCGGGAACTGCTGGCTAAGCATATTGGGTGA
- a CDS encoding darcynin family protein: protein MTYQEQSPTPPIALTIFMLVKTTPEWLGFTSDQRISEFKTYVAPILRKYSTNVTLRFYDVEFYSARITDLWMWEATSHQAYEQLVEELRDTPIWDRYFEIVEILPGVENAHAKNDNHSTLTASDQAAA from the coding sequence ATGACCTATCAGGAACAATCCCCTACCCCTCCGATCGCACTTACGATCTTCATGCTGGTAAAAACCACCCCGGAGTGGCTCGGCTTCACCTCTGATCAACGCATCTCCGAGTTCAAGACCTACGTCGCGCCGATCCTTCGCAAATACAGCACAAACGTGACGTTGCGCTTCTACGATGTAGAGTTTTATTCCGCGCGAATCACAGATCTATGGATGTGGGAAGCGACAAGCCACCAGGCCTACGAACAACTCGTAGAAGAACTCCGCGACACGCCAATATGGGATCGCTATTTCGAAATTGTGGAGATTCTTCCCGGCGTCGAAAACGCCCACGCAAAGAACGACAACCACTCAACCCTTACCGCTTCAGATCAAGCCGCTGCGTGA
- a CDS encoding TetR/AcrR family transcriptional regulator, with translation MTKSTRKKRLDPRKTPAQSRSAATVTAVLEAAARILERKGFAGYTTNAVAEVAGVSIGSLYQYFPNKDALTVALIERESEALLADIVAGDSITEGRSGLKHLIGAAVAHQMRRPKLARLLDFEEDRLPIRARIRRVGDLLHAALVRSLTAATSLSAEEIDIAALDILAMARGIIDAAGDRGETDARGLEKRVGRAVFGYLGI, from the coding sequence ATGACAAAATCCACTCGGAAAAAGCGTTTAGACCCTCGTAAAACACCAGCGCAATCGCGTTCTGCAGCCACGGTAACGGCTGTGCTGGAGGCGGCTGCTCGCATTCTCGAACGCAAGGGTTTTGCTGGATACACGACGAATGCGGTCGCTGAAGTGGCTGGTGTGAGCATTGGCTCGCTGTACCAGTATTTTCCAAACAAGGATGCTTTGACTGTGGCTTTAATCGAGCGCGAGTCTGAAGCGCTGCTTGCAGATATCGTTGCGGGCGACTCCATTACTGAGGGCAGGAGTGGGCTGAAGCACCTGATTGGCGCGGCAGTCGCTCACCAGATGCGGCGCCCGAAGCTTGCGCGGCTGCTGGATTTTGAAGAAGACAGGTTGCCGATTCGCGCGCGGATCAGGCGGGTTGGAGATCTGCTGCATGCGGCGCTGGTTCGGTCGCTGACTGCGGCTACTTCTCTGAGCGCGGAGGAGATCGACATTGCGGCGCTGGATATTCTTGCGATGGCTCGGGGGATTATCGATGCTGCGGGGGATCGGGGTGAGACGGATGCTCGTGGTCTGGAAAAGCGGGTGGGGCGGGCGGTTTTTGGTTATCTTGGCATTTGA